From Spiroplasma monobiae MQ-1, a single genomic window includes:
- the oppD gene encoding oligopeptide ABC transporter ATP-binding protein OppD, giving the protein MNKENRIISVRDMEVKFQVRGNFLTAIRNVDLDLYDQEILAIVGESGSGKSVITKTFTGMLEANGWVSNGSIVYRPNKETLADEGAYFKEPIDVVNLQSPLISKDVIKSVVKINSEKIKELIKEIKELYKLNPKYNGLLEQKELKKIRLEKQIESEHNETILSGLNKQLQDLTEELKSSLLDEQTIASTKKINNEKFNVLLEKRKQQLNSLNENMSFTGNNRQANKIIKIEVKIKAIEETLKVINDDNHRDELIILKLENILKLEMDINKVKPLNIKSRMSISKITSMIEKFIETKVEWNVEEKEYAVKYFSSKEYLNRFENELQVICLSIIEKNTLDEDHFHNILVDWKRIKNTDVVNKINALKEIRQLRGKTISTIFQDPMTSLNPLLPVGFQITEVLRKQVGLNKKEAKQEAIELLRKVGIPNPEKRFKDIPGRYSGGMRQRVVIAIALAARPKILICDEPTTALDVTIQAQILDLIKELQTEYKFSVVFITHDLGVVAKIADRVAVMYAGQIVEVATAREIFDDPKHPYTWALLSSLPQLGKKGDDLFSIEGTPPSLFNEIVGDAFAPRNKYALELDYIKQPPMFKVSETHFAKTWLLDPRSPKVEKPSILNNLRKRIEEAEKVG; this is encoded by the coding sequence ATGAACAAAGAAAATAGAATTATATCTGTTCGTGACATGGAAGTTAAATTCCAAGTTAGAGGTAATTTTTTAACTGCTATTAGAAATGTTGATCTAGATTTATATGACCAAGAAATTCTTGCGATTGTAGGAGAATCTGGGAGTGGTAAATCAGTTATTACAAAAACTTTTACTGGAATGTTAGAAGCAAATGGTTGAGTAAGTAATGGTTCTATAGTTTATAGACCAAACAAAGAAACTTTGGCAGATGAAGGTGCATACTTCAAAGAACCTATAGATGTTGTTAACTTACAAAGTCCTTTAATATCAAAAGATGTTATTAAAAGTGTTGTAAAAATAAATAGTGAAAAAATAAAAGAATTAATAAAAGAAATAAAAGAATTATACAAATTAAACCCCAAATACAATGGGTTATTAGAACAAAAAGAATTAAAGAAAATTAGACTAGAGAAACAAATTGAATCAGAACACAATGAAACTATTTTGTCTGGTTTAAACAAACAATTACAAGATTTAACAGAAGAGTTAAAATCAAGCTTACTAGATGAACAAACAATTGCATCTACTAAAAAAATCAATAATGAAAAATTTAATGTTTTATTAGAAAAAAGAAAACAACAATTAAATTCTTTAAATGAAAACATGAGTTTCACTGGAAACAACAGACAAGCTAATAAAATTATAAAGATAGAAGTTAAAATAAAAGCTATTGAAGAAACTTTAAAAGTTATAAATGATGATAACCACAGAGATGAATTAATAATTTTAAAATTAGAAAATATTTTAAAATTAGAAATGGATATCAATAAGGTTAAACCATTAAACATTAAAAGTAGAATGTCAATTTCTAAAATTACTTCAATGATAGAAAAATTTATTGAAACAAAAGTAGAATGAAATGTAGAAGAAAAAGAATATGCTGTTAAGTATTTCTCATCAAAAGAATACTTAAATAGATTTGAAAATGAATTACAAGTAATTTGTTTATCAATCATTGAAAAAAATACATTAGATGAAGATCACTTCCACAACATTTTAGTTGACTGAAAGAGAATCAAGAATACTGATGTAGTTAATAAAATAAATGCATTGAAAGAAATTAGACAGTTAAGAGGAAAAACTATTTCAACAATTTTCCAAGACCCAATGACTTCTTTAAACCCATTATTACCTGTGGGATTCCAAATTACAGAGGTATTAAGAAAACAAGTAGGTTTAAATAAAAAGGAAGCCAAACAAGAAGCAATTGAATTGCTAAGAAAAGTTGGCATACCAAACCCTGAAAAACGTTTTAAAGATATTCCAGGAAGATACTCTGGAGGTATGCGTCAAAGAGTTGTTATTGCAATTGCTCTTGCTGCAAGACCAAAAATATTAATTTGTGATGAGCCAACAACTGCGCTTGACGTAACAATTCAAGCTCAAATCTTAGATTTAATAAAAGAACTACAAACAGAATATAAATTCTCAGTAGTATTTATTACTCATGACTTAGGTGTTGTTGCAAAAATTGCAGATAGAGTTGCTGTTATGTATGCTGGACAAATAGTTGAAGTTGCAACTGCAAGAGAAATATTTGATGATCCAAAACATCCATATACTTGAGCACTATTATCTTCTTTACCTCAATTAGGTAAAAAAGGAGATGACTTATTCTCAATAGAAGGAACACCTCCATCACTATTTAACGAAATAGTTGGTGATGCGTTTGCTCCAAGAAACAAATATGCATTGGAATTAGATTACATTAAGCAACCACCAATGTTTAAAGTTTCAGAAACTCATTTTGCAAAAACATGATTATTAGATCCACGTTCTCCAAAAGTGGAAAAACCAAGTATTTTAAATAACTTACGTAAACGTATAGAAGAAGCAGAGAAAGTAGGATAA
- the oppB gene encoding oligopeptide ABC transporter permease OppB: protein METKVNGQDKSEDSLLELFDEISLKDEIKQTKTSHIENLKNGFRKTNASFDEFMQKNPLFSYSLKRILYAFITLYIAIAVVFVMLRMVTTDGAYLSDIDLAKHGIVYDTPEYWALLETRMKMFGVFGPMIEQMFIYLRNITPFIPKTVILNAQIDDSGQLVGDSVTMWFYLGVFMNKASGGVPGSLVQEAFARSIPTSFKIGSIGVIMSYVLGVPLGILAAKNKEKSADNAINGTSLIISAIPALVIISLLYKASIYIFGAQGAFEGAGFGTQIWPVIGVMLLIMPMIIVNTRRFVLDEMTADYAKFALSKGLSEKYVFYVHIFRNAGIRLVKTLPEIFVLTLFGSSILVERHWSIDGMSKFILNGVSNKDTFVVLGYIFVSASAGVFSSLIGDLLLATLDPRIKLTK from the coding sequence ATGGAAACAAAAGTTAATGGCCAAGACAAGAGCGAAGATTCGCTCTTAGAGTTATTTGATGAAATTAGTCTTAAAGATGAAATCAAACAAACTAAAACAAGCCATATTGAGAATTTGAAAAATGGTTTTAGAAAAACAAACGCATCATTTGATGAGTTTATGCAAAAAAATCCATTATTTTCATATTCTTTAAAAAGAATACTCTATGCATTTATAACACTTTATATAGCAATTGCTGTTGTGTTTGTAATGCTTAGAATGGTTACAACTGATGGTGCATATTTATCTGATATAGACTTAGCAAAACACGGAATTGTTTATGACACACCTGAATACTGAGCTTTATTAGAAACTAGAATGAAAATGTTTGGAGTTTTCGGACCCATGATTGAACAAATGTTCATTTATTTAAGAAACATAACACCATTTATTCCAAAAACAGTTATTCTTAACGCACAAATTGATGATAGTGGACAACTAGTGGGAGACTCAGTTACAATGTGATTCTACCTAGGTGTCTTTATGAATAAAGCTAGTGGGGGTGTCCCAGGAAGTCTTGTTCAAGAGGCGTTTGCAAGATCAATTCCAACTTCATTCAAAATTGGAAGTATTGGAGTTATTATGTCTTATGTGTTAGGGGTTCCTTTAGGAATACTTGCAGCTAAGAATAAAGAAAAATCAGCTGATAATGCAATTAATGGAACAAGTTTAATTATTAGTGCTATACCAGCTCTAGTTATTATTTCTTTATTATATAAAGCATCTATTTATATATTTGGTGCTCAAGGAGCATTTGAAGGTGCTGGATTTGGTACACAAATATGACCAGTTATTGGGGTAATGTTATTAATTATGCCAATGATTATTGTAAATACTAGAAGATTCGTTTTAGATGAAATGACTGCAGATTATGCAAAATTTGCTTTATCAAAAGGATTGAGTGAAAAATATGTATTCTACGTTCACATCTTTAGAAATGCTGGAATTAGATTAGTTAAAACTTTACCTGAAATATTTGTATTGACATTATTTGGTTCAAGTATTTTAGTTGAAAGACATTGATCAATTGATGGTATGAGTAAATTTATTCTTAACGGAGTATCAAACAAAGATACATTTGTTGTTTTGGGATATATATTCGTATCAGCTTCTGCTGGAGTCTTTTCAAGTTTAATTGGTGACTTGTTGCTTGCAACACTAGATCCAAGAATAAAACTAACAAAATAG
- the oppF gene encoding oligopeptide ABC transporter ATP-binding protein OppF: MSTNKDVLLNIRDLVIEFRAKGKKFRAVKETSFDIYKGEIFGLVGESGSGKTTIGRAIVGVQPLKDGAIYMDNNIVAGRPTSLYTLNKDISRKLDNMSYKMNITTKEIQSRIDGLKALYENFLADPRELNKDDLEKFAKESKLKYLTDILLENLKYLNSIIKSEDRMIKFVDNLNSYVDKVSKELEKSVLSKLVETKETFISMKENADEIYLQIQEVAKYRESIETVDANKMESVVKNILGLWKVITDNHKEFLSKLEWAKSLQFQLHALSSPMNRRQKFIDYYNKLIYVNRNEFFEECLKQFEIMKSSESDSSSKEFKKLEFFIRDFWSKKNLNINACKEILKILSEEKVVTEKVKTLVSKLKNTDFENSIKDLIANESNINETKLDELKKEAKYISKIIERNIVKDRDSIETFYNWKGIENTYTQEEIDSFVELTEFLDLPSIDEIIKDSYLFKVQSKEQKRTNRKDIQMIFQDPGSSLNDRMAIEEIIAEGMENFPNLYKGQEAKELYVKEYNEANPDEKITLEDATPAKVKKHIILKLVNSVGLLPEHLSRYPHEFSGGQRQRVGIARSLAMKPKVIVADEPISALDVSIRAQVLNLFKKFQEELGITYVFVAHDLSVVRHIADRIAVIYHGQIVEIAPAEELFKNPLHPYTRALLSAIPIPEPELAKQTKLVVYNPEEEHKDYIFDLPYFKEITKDHFVWANKREIKEIKKIVKK; encoded by the coding sequence ATGTCAACAAATAAAGATGTACTTTTAAACATTAGGGATTTAGTAATTGAATTCCGTGCTAAAGGTAAAAAATTTAGAGCTGTTAAAGAAACTAGTTTTGACATCTACAAAGGCGAAATATTTGGTTTGGTAGGAGAATCAGGAAGTGGTAAAACCACAATAGGAAGAGCTATTGTTGGAGTACAACCATTAAAAGATGGTGCTATCTATATGGATAACAACATTGTTGCTGGTCGTCCAACTAGCTTGTATACTTTAAATAAAGACATCTCAAGAAAACTTGATAATATGTCATACAAAATGAATATTACAACAAAAGAAATTCAATCAAGGATTGATGGTTTAAAAGCTTTATATGAAAATTTCTTAGCAGATCCTAGAGAATTAAATAAAGATGATTTAGAAAAGTTTGCAAAAGAATCTAAATTAAAGTACTTAACAGATATATTATTGGAAAACTTAAAATATTTAAACTCAATTATTAAGAGTGAAGATAGAATGATTAAATTCGTAGACAACTTGAATTCTTATGTTGATAAAGTTTCAAAGGAACTTGAAAAATCAGTTCTTTCAAAACTGGTAGAAACAAAAGAAACATTTATTTCTATGAAAGAAAATGCAGATGAAATTTATTTACAAATTCAAGAAGTTGCAAAATATAGAGAATCAATTGAAACAGTTGATGCCAATAAAATGGAATCAGTTGTTAAAAATATTCTTGGTTTATGAAAAGTTATAACAGACAACCATAAAGAATTTTTATCAAAACTGGAATGAGCTAAATCATTGCAATTTCAATTACATGCTCTGTCTTCTCCAATGAATAGAAGACAAAAATTTATTGACTATTACAATAAATTAATTTATGTAAACAGAAATGAATTTTTTGAAGAGTGTTTAAAACAATTTGAAATTATGAAATCAAGTGAATCTGATTCTTCAAGTAAAGAGTTTAAAAAATTAGAATTCTTTATTAGAGATTTCTGATCAAAGAAAAACTTAAACATAAATGCATGTAAAGAAATTTTAAAAATATTATCAGAAGAAAAAGTTGTAACTGAAAAAGTTAAAACTCTTGTTTCTAAATTAAAAAATACTGATTTTGAAAACTCAATTAAGGATTTGATTGCAAATGAATCAAACATTAATGAAACAAAATTGGATGAACTTAAAAAAGAAGCTAAATATATTTCAAAAATTATTGAAAGAAACATCGTAAAAGATAGAGACTCTATTGAAACTTTCTATAATTGAAAGGGTATTGAAAATACATATACACAAGAAGAAATTGATTCATTTGTTGAATTAACAGAATTCTTAGATTTACCTTCAATAGATGAAATTATTAAAGACTCTTATTTATTTAAAGTTCAATCAAAAGAACAAAAAAGAACAAACAGAAAAGATATTCAAATGATTTTTCAAGATCCAGGTTCATCTTTAAATGATAGAATGGCTATTGAAGAAATTATTGCAGAGGGTATGGAAAACTTCCCTAATCTTTACAAGGGTCAAGAAGCTAAAGAATTATATGTAAAAGAGTATAATGAAGCAAATCCAGATGAAAAAATAACTTTAGAGGATGCAACACCTGCGAAGGTTAAAAAACATATTATTTTAAAACTTGTTAACTCAGTTGGATTACTTCCAGAACATTTATCAAGATATCCTCATGAATTTTCAGGAGGACAAAGACAACGTGTTGGTATTGCAAGAAGTTTAGCTATGAAACCAAAAGTTATTGTAGCAGATGAACCAATATCTGCTCTAGACGTTTCTATTAGAGCTCAAGTTTTAAACTTATTTAAAAAATTCCAAGAAGAATTAGGAATTACTTATGTCTTTGTTGCCCATGACTTATCAGTTGTTCGTCACATCGCTGATAGAATCGCTGTAATTTATCATGGACAAATTGTTGAAATTGCACCAGCAGAGGAGTTATTTAAAAATCCTCTTCACCCTTATACAAGAGCGTTGCTTTCTGCAATTCCAATTCCCGAACCTGAACTTGCTAAACAAACTAAATTAGTTGTTTATAACCCAGAAGAAGAACACAAAGATTACA
- the sepF gene encoding cell division protein SepF, producing the protein MGLFSKKNEDQVLNYKPKKEVKENNLNMASEMVVEFDENHVTHFFPHGYDETKQIADTLLRFKNVTVNLTDIERKEKKRLIDFLTGVMYALEGDYKKIDKGIYYFWISN; encoded by the coding sequence ATGGGATTGTTTAGCAAAAAAAATGAAGATCAAGTTCTAAATTATAAACCAAAAAAAGAAGTTAAAGAAAATAACTTAAATATGGCTTCTGAAATGGTAGTGGAATTCGATGAAAATCATGTAACTCATTTCTTTCCTCATGGTTATGATGAAACTAAACAAATAGCAGACACTCTTTTAAGATTTAAAAATGTAACAGTTAATTTAACTGATATTGAAAGAAAAGAAAAGAAAAGATTAATAGACTTCCTTACGGGAGTTATGTATGCTCTTGAAGGTGATTACAAAAAAATAGACAAAGGCATATATTACTTTTGAATAAGCAATTAG
- the oppC gene encoding oligopeptide ABC transporter permease OppC, whose translation MEQKQYTKEEMNSIDTSLFKVIGAKHDESERITNKPYSYWKSVFNRVGKSKTFIISLILLVSIIVMAFSIGIGVDPVPIDRPGIDIEAPSWGHIFGLGKFGEDLWTKMWIGTRTTLIFTFFVASIQILLGILLGSIWGFFSKLDLVFIEITRFLSLIPSLILWLIIIFLFGGTTSIPVLIFGISITSWITLAAVIRVQIMLVRNAEYNIASRVLGTPSSKIIRKNIMPKILPIVIQTSTFAIPTAIAIDALLAYYNFGFVTNTLDQASLGSILNELLSGSDWEVYPHLLIIPVAFVGGISLLFFLVGKVFADSLDPKTHR comes from the coding sequence ATGGAACAAAAACAATATACAAAAGAAGAAATGAATTCTATAGACACATCTCTTTTTAAAGTAATTGGAGCAAAACATGACGAATCTGAAAGAATTACTAACAAACCATATAGTTACTGAAAATCTGTATTTAACAGAGTAGGTAAATCAAAAACATTTATTATTTCACTAATTTTATTAGTATCAATTATAGTTATGGCGTTTTCGATTGGTATTGGAGTAGATCCTGTTCCAATTGATAGACCAGGAATTGATATCGAAGCACCAAGCTGAGGTCATATCTTTGGTCTGGGTAAATTTGGAGAAGATTTATGAACTAAAATGTGAATTGGAACTCGTACTACATTGATATTTACTTTCTTTGTAGCTTCAATTCAAATCTTATTAGGAATATTATTAGGATCAATTTGAGGATTTTTCTCAAAACTTGACTTAGTATTTATCGAAATTACTAGATTCCTATCTCTGATACCTTCATTAATATTATGATTAATTATTATCTTCTTATTTGGAGGTACAACTTCAATCCCTGTATTAATATTTGGTATATCAATTACAAGTTGAATTACATTAGCAGCTGTTATTAGGGTTCAAATTATGCTTGTTAGAAATGCAGAATATAATATTGCATCAAGAGTTTTAGGAACACCAAGTTCAAAAATCATTAGAAAAAATATTATGCCAAAAATCTTACCAATAGTTATTCAAACATCAACATTTGCAATTCCAACAGCTATCGCTATTGATGCATTACTTGCATACTATAACTTTGGATTTGTAACAAACACATTAGATCAAGCGTCATTGGGATCAATTCTAAATGAATTATTATCAGGTTCTGATTGAGAAGTGTACCCACACTTGTTAATTATTCCTGTAGCCTTTGTTGGAGGAATATCATTATTATTCTTCTTGGTAGGTAAAGTATTTGCCGATTCATTAGATCCTAAAACACATAGATAG